A genomic stretch from Mycobacterium paraterrae includes:
- a CDS encoding LuxR family transcriptional regulator: MLEKVLGGPVCGTCSERMWDLTRGNVLFLRHLVTQESHAGRLVSRNGRWRWEGTMQVSPSLADLVDSRIGEAPEPVLQVLDLVAVSEPLELPLLTSLADPSAIEDAERRGLIAVSHGPPSSVARLGHPLYGEVRQTHAGRARLERLRGRVARAMSAAAGSPGAPDPVRLALLWLQSDLAPDRELFAQAAQTAFNGLDMALAERFAAAAAAAGAGVDSELLRANTLTLLSRGREAEELLRSMSERALPEPTWSTVVTLRSVNLLWQLGQLEKSRTVIDDAIAGATELAAQRLLAFRAVQLAVEARPDDALRVCESVERANLGALPTLVMTWAYIITLGDLGRPRSAAAVAAETTPLAASSPGTAYYQAVILVSYLTEAFVLGGCLADALDLSNRTFRHCVDAAGRTQSFAVAVRGRTALAYGDLRTAVDCLRSAVADFADDDDGAAYTFGIDYAEALARAGDVEAGSEALAEMRRRHHPAHTYREADSLVASAWLLSARGYTSQARDLALQAADLAQARGQHAREVLSLQAAIQFGEQRVAARLARLAEVMDAPRAAVVARWAAAVGDHCGDVLLTVSRDLEAMGDRIAAADAAAHAALAYRREQRIGPGLTASGRAERLISECGATTPATRSARISLPLTEREREIAVLISQGLSNNEIAEALTLSVRTIEGHIYRACTRVEAAGRTQLAEMLAEFTPGRQPIPARNLQQH, encoded by the coding sequence TTGCTCGAAAAGGTTCTGGGCGGCCCGGTGTGCGGGACGTGCAGTGAACGGATGTGGGATCTGACGCGCGGCAACGTATTATTTCTGCGTCACCTGGTCACCCAGGAAAGCCACGCCGGACGTCTGGTCAGCCGCAATGGCCGCTGGCGGTGGGAAGGCACCATGCAGGTGTCCCCGTCGCTGGCCGATTTGGTGGATTCCCGCATTGGTGAGGCACCTGAGCCGGTGTTGCAGGTGCTCGACCTGGTCGCGGTGTCTGAGCCGCTAGAGCTGCCGTTGCTGACGTCGCTGGCCGATCCCTCTGCTATCGAGGACGCCGAGCGGCGCGGCCTCATCGCGGTGTCTCATGGCCCACCCAGTAGTGTTGCGCGCCTGGGACATCCGCTCTACGGCGAGGTTCGGCAGACGCACGCCGGCCGGGCGCGGCTAGAACGGCTGCGCGGCCGGGTAGCTCGCGCGATGTCCGCGGCCGCCGGCAGTCCCGGTGCGCCTGACCCGGTGCGGCTGGCGTTGTTGTGGCTGCAGTCGGATCTGGCGCCTGATCGCGAGTTGTTCGCGCAGGCCGCCCAGACGGCGTTCAACGGTTTGGATATGGCGCTCGCCGAGCGATTCGCCGCCGCCGCCGCGGCGGCCGGCGCCGGGGTGGACAGCGAGCTGTTGCGCGCTAATACGTTGACGTTGTTGAGCCGGGGCCGCGAGGCCGAAGAACTCCTTCGATCGATGTCCGAACGCGCACTGCCCGAGCCGACCTGGTCGACGGTGGTGACTCTTCGTAGCGTCAACCTGCTCTGGCAGCTCGGTCAATTGGAGAAATCCCGCACCGTCATCGACGACGCCATCGCCGGTGCGACGGAACTAGCTGCTCAGCGCCTGCTGGCGTTTCGGGCGGTGCAGCTCGCGGTCGAGGCACGTCCGGACGACGCGCTGCGAGTCTGCGAATCCGTCGAACGCGCCAATCTCGGGGCGTTGCCGACGTTGGTGATGACCTGGGCCTACATCATCACCCTCGGTGATCTCGGACGCCCTAGATCCGCCGCGGCCGTTGCCGCAGAGACGACTCCGCTCGCGGCGTCCTCACCAGGCACGGCCTATTACCAAGCAGTCATCCTGGTCTCCTACCTCACTGAGGCGTTTGTGCTCGGGGGATGCCTTGCCGATGCGCTCGACTTGTCGAACCGTACCTTTCGGCATTGCGTCGATGCGGCAGGCCGGACGCAGTCGTTCGCGGTCGCCGTCCGCGGCCGTACCGCGCTGGCTTACGGGGATCTGCGCACCGCAGTCGACTGTCTTCGGTCTGCGGTCGCCGATTTCGCGGACGACGATGACGGGGCCGCTTACACCTTCGGAATCGACTACGCCGAAGCGCTGGCGCGCGCAGGTGATGTCGAGGCCGGCAGCGAAGCGCTGGCCGAAATGCGCCGACGGCATCATCCCGCACACACTTACCGCGAGGCCGACAGCCTGGTGGCCAGCGCGTGGCTGCTGTCTGCACGGGGGTATACCTCGCAGGCCCGTGACCTGGCACTCCAGGCAGCAGACCTCGCCCAGGCACGCGGTCAGCATGCTCGCGAGGTGCTAAGTCTGCAAGCCGCTATCCAATTCGGTGAACAACGCGTTGCCGCGCGGTTGGCGCGCCTCGCCGAGGTGATGGACGCTCCTCGAGCGGCGGTAGTGGCTCGGTGGGCCGCCGCGGTGGGCGATCACTGTGGTGACGTGCTGCTGACGGTCTCACGCGATCTCGAGGCGATGGGTGACCGTATTGCCGCGGCCGACGCCGCCGCGCACGCCGCGCTGGCCTACCGCCGGGAGCAGCGGATCGGCCCGGGCCTGACCGCAAGCGGCCGCGCCGAGCGATTGATCAGCGAGTGTGGGGCCACCACCCCGGCGACTCGATCGGCTCGCATCTCCCTGCCGCTCACCGAACGCGAGCGAGAGATCGCTGTGCTGATTTCACAGGGTCTGTCCAACAACGAGATCGCCGAGGCCCTCACGCTGTCGGTGCGCACCATTGAGGGGCACATCTACCGGGCCTGCACCCGGGTGGAGGCAGCGGGCAGAACCCAATTGGCGGAGATGCTCGCGGAATTCACGCCGGGCCGCCAGCCGATACCGGCTCGGAACCTCCAGCAACACTGA
- a CDS encoding ATP-binding protein, which translates to MLAWPLTGRSEELAVIDDVFRADGSDAGVVIAGAAGVGKTRLAREAMMAARDRGWTTRWASGTAAAQSIPLGAFAQWTDRLEGDPLQLVAGAITAITSSPEDAPVLVVVDDARLLDNLSAFVLLQLVQRRAATVIATIRSGAPAPSEVTALWKDAHLRRLDLQPLSHN; encoded by the coding sequence ATGTTGGCCTGGCCGCTGACGGGCCGCTCCGAGGAACTCGCCGTCATCGATGACGTGTTCCGCGCCGACGGATCCGACGCGGGTGTGGTAATCGCTGGCGCCGCGGGTGTAGGGAAGACGCGCCTGGCTCGCGAGGCGATGATGGCTGCCCGCGACCGCGGCTGGACGACCCGTTGGGCATCGGGAACGGCTGCCGCACAGTCGATCCCGCTCGGTGCATTTGCTCAATGGACCGATCGACTCGAGGGTGACCCTCTGCAGCTTGTCGCGGGTGCGATCACCGCAATCACCAGCTCGCCCGAGGATGCGCCAGTACTGGTAGTAGTCGACGACGCCCGTCTGCTCGACAACTTGTCCGCTTTCGTGCTGCTTCAACTCGTCCAGCGGCGCGCGGCCACGGTGATCGCCACCATCCGCAGCGGCGCGCCGGCACCTAGCGAAGTGACCGCATTGTGGAAAGACGCGCATCTGCGGCGCCTCGATTTACAACCGCTGTCGCACAACTAA
- a CDS encoding M64 family metallopeptidase codes for MRRWMRSAAGEATVPWMGDSLQILFKNGGLGAKVTVVVVGDGFAANDQAAFNTAVDNLLTSGMFTHDFYATHKSAFNLLRINLVSIDSGVGTKTYNAAGKVTSQVDRNTALGAYYNGDWAHCWVEFGPQTQERLNKVLSIWAPDHREVIVLLNNPGFGGCGGGGVATLPLGVTWSTFAHELGHALGGLGDEYHQDSKTYTDGEPTAPNLTKNTNRQTLKWAPFLHAGVPIPTGGDDYTAPKPAGWDDNQDVGLFEGGGGSFTTGIYRPVVDCRMRSNDPAFCPVCASTMSSQIAPRGLTGQEVADVAAGETYVRMLVRMDRGEPQITDAREVPGALVEPDTLTAGLVTELWVGDRRVSVASHPDAGISRSFSEPGPGGPSEHHVYLPEAYDLVVRVPTREIRGIDPSSLSLNVVKLDSPVPLVAPHPNQLGALELHEQPELKATKVGGTNRIAEASLPDSLLRIIRSTAT; via the coding sequence ATGCGGCGATGGATGCGGTCGGCCGCGGGGGAGGCAACGGTGCCGTGGATGGGCGACTCGTTGCAGATTCTGTTCAAGAACGGCGGCCTAGGCGCGAAGGTTACCGTCGTGGTGGTCGGCGACGGGTTCGCGGCCAATGATCAGGCTGCCTTCAATACGGCGGTGGACAATCTGCTGACCAGCGGGATGTTTACCCACGACTTCTACGCCACGCACAAATCGGCGTTCAACCTGTTGCGGATAAACCTGGTGTCGATCGATTCGGGTGTCGGCACCAAGACCTATAACGCCGCGGGAAAAGTCACCAGTCAAGTCGATCGAAACACGGCATTGGGTGCTTATTACAACGGCGACTGGGCGCACTGCTGGGTGGAATTCGGCCCGCAAACCCAAGAGCGGTTGAATAAGGTCCTGTCGATCTGGGCTCCTGATCACCGTGAGGTCATCGTTTTGCTCAACAACCCCGGGTTCGGTGGTTGCGGGGGAGGCGGTGTGGCGACCTTGCCGCTGGGAGTGACCTGGTCCACATTCGCCCATGAGTTGGGGCACGCGCTGGGCGGCCTTGGGGACGAGTACCACCAGGACTCGAAGACCTACACCGACGGTGAACCTACGGCGCCCAACCTCACCAAAAACACGAACCGGCAAACTTTGAAATGGGCGCCGTTCCTGCACGCTGGTGTCCCGATCCCCACTGGCGGCGATGACTACACCGCACCCAAACCCGCAGGCTGGGATGACAATCAAGACGTCGGACTATTCGAGGGTGGCGGCGGATCGTTCACTACGGGTATCTACCGACCCGTAGTGGACTGTCGGATGCGCAGTAATGACCCAGCCTTCTGCCCGGTCTGTGCTTCAACGATGTCTAGTCAGATCGCTCCTCGCGGTCTCACCGGTCAGGAGGTAGCCGACGTGGCCGCAGGCGAAACCTATGTCCGGATGTTGGTCCGGATGGATCGCGGGGAGCCGCAGATCACCGACGCCCGCGAAGTGCCGGGGGCTCTGGTCGAGCCAGACACCCTGACTGCTGGTCTGGTTACCGAGTTGTGGGTGGGTGACCGCCGTGTTTCGGTGGCGTCGCACCCAGACGCTGGGATCAGTCGATCGTTCAGCGAGCCGGGGCCAGGCGGCCCGAGCGAGCATCACGTCTATCTCCCGGAGGCATACGATCTGGTGGTGCGGGTTCCGACTCGCGAAATTCGGGGCATCGACCCGTCGAGTTTGAGCCTGAACGTCGTCAAGTTGGACAGCCCTGTCCCGCTAGTCGCTCCGCACCCGAACCAGCTAGGAGCGCTGGAGTTGCACGAGCAGCCTGAGCTGAAGGCCACGAAGGTCGGTGGGACCAACCGTATAGCTGAGGCATCGTTGCCCGATTCGCTGCTGCGTATCATCCGCTCCACTGCGACGTAA
- a CDS encoding DUF5995 family protein yields MATTAAVLPPIPTVTTIDEVVDAIESIIDWSISQSSRLGYFAAMYKRITIAIGAAVSQGMFEDGPRLQRFDAIFATRYFDALNGLFHPAKFPAPTRSWHATFDAAIRPEPIIAQHLLAGVNAHIDLDLGIAARSTAPGADLPALHNDFNTVNAVLASQVRGVVTQLDEVSPVLADIYHVLSDNEIFVINEVVKNLRDSAWTFAEVLNLEPKIARPITISARDLQVSAQGDLIYDPPGLIGLLRQAVAAIAARESRDVVANIRALDEIAATPAPITSEL; encoded by the coding sequence ATGGCGACGACAGCGGCAGTGCTTCCCCCGATCCCGACGGTCACGACGATCGACGAGGTCGTCGACGCGATCGAGTCGATCATTGATTGGTCCATCTCGCAATCGAGCCGGCTGGGGTATTTCGCCGCGATGTACAAGCGGATCACGATCGCGATTGGCGCCGCAGTGTCGCAAGGCATGTTCGAGGACGGGCCGCGGTTGCAGCGCTTCGACGCCATCTTCGCGACGCGCTACTTCGACGCACTCAATGGGCTTTTCCATCCCGCCAAATTCCCAGCGCCGACGCGTTCCTGGCACGCCACGTTCGACGCGGCAATTCGGCCGGAACCAATCATCGCTCAGCACTTGTTGGCGGGCGTGAATGCACATATCGACCTCGACCTCGGCATCGCCGCTCGGTCGACGGCACCCGGAGCCGATCTGCCGGCATTGCACAACGACTTCAACACCGTCAACGCCGTCTTAGCCAGCCAGGTCCGCGGGGTGGTCACCCAACTCGATGAGGTGTCACCGGTGCTGGCCGACATCTACCATGTCCTGAGCGACAACGAGATATTCGTCATCAACGAGGTCGTCAAGAATTTGCGCGACAGCGCATGGACATTCGCCGAAGTCCTCAACCTCGAACCGAAAATCGCGCGGCCGATCACGATTTCGGCTCGCGATCTCCAAGTGTCTGCGCAAGGGGATCTGATCTACGATCCGCCCGGATTGATCGGTCTGCTCAGGCAGGCAGTCGCCGCCATTGCGGCGCGCGAGAGCCGAGATGTGGTCGCCAACATCCGAGCGCTCGATGAGATCGCGGCGACTCCCGCGCCGATCACGTCAGAGTTGTGA
- a CDS encoding M4 family metallopeptidase, with the protein MRKPLNCILSPDLLVSVARDAAPEDLQAILSTIEYDHSFRQSRAEVAARQTGVSQAALAAVPAGGAPHRMIYDQNNSSDRVAGTLARSEGDPPVADASVNAAYDNFGSTYQFYWDVFARDSIDGQGMTISGLVHFGSKYDNAFWDGQSQMFFGDGDGRLLTDTTKGLDVIGHELTHGVTQHTANLVYSGQSGALNESISDVFGSLIKQYHLNQTAAQADWLIGADIVGSLLKPSLRSMKAPGTANPHDNQPADMDHYVQTTSDNGGVHINSGIPNRAFYVVASKLGGPAWKTAGTIWYDALTNPRLQPNATFAAFAAVTLNQARIRYGATSAEADAVSAGWDDVKVPVR; encoded by the coding sequence ATGCGAAAGCCGTTGAACTGCATTCTTTCTCCCGACCTGCTGGTGTCGGTGGCGCGAGATGCGGCGCCGGAGGATCTCCAGGCGATCTTATCAACGATCGAGTACGACCATAGTTTCCGCCAATCTCGCGCGGAGGTCGCCGCACGGCAGACGGGCGTTTCTCAGGCCGCGCTGGCGGCCGTTCCGGCCGGCGGCGCACCGCATCGGATGATTTACGACCAGAACAACTCGTCAGACAGGGTTGCGGGGACGCTGGCTCGCTCTGAAGGCGACCCTCCAGTCGCCGATGCTTCAGTGAACGCCGCATACGACAACTTCGGTTCTACCTATCAATTCTATTGGGATGTGTTCGCGCGCGACTCTATTGACGGGCAGGGCATGACGATTTCCGGTCTGGTCCACTTCGGAAGTAAGTACGACAACGCGTTCTGGGATGGCCAGAGCCAGATGTTTTTCGGCGACGGTGATGGTCGGCTGCTTACCGACACGACCAAGGGCCTCGACGTCATCGGACACGAGCTCACCCACGGCGTCACGCAGCACACCGCCAACCTCGTGTATTCCGGGCAATCCGGTGCTCTCAACGAATCAATCTCGGATGTGTTCGGTTCGCTGATCAAGCAATATCACCTCAATCAGACTGCTGCGCAGGCTGATTGGCTGATCGGCGCCGACATTGTCGGGTCATTGCTGAAGCCGTCGTTGCGATCGATGAAGGCTCCCGGTACCGCTAACCCGCATGACAACCAGCCCGCGGATATGGACCACTACGTGCAGACCACCTCTGATAACGGCGGTGTTCACATCAACTCGGGAATCCCTAACCGCGCGTTCTACGTCGTGGCGAGCAAACTCGGAGGCCCAGCGTGGAAGACGGCGGGCACCATCTGGTACGACGCGTTGACCAACCCTCGCTTGCAACCCAACGCGACCTTCGCCGCGTTCGCCGCCGTGACCCTCAATCAGGCGCGCATCCGCTACGGCGCGACCAGCGCCGAAGCCGACGCTGTCAGCGCCGGCTGGGACGACGTCAAAGTCCCAGTCCGCTGA
- a CDS encoding protealysin inhibitor emfourin, giving the protein MSAPVRIDYRRSGGLAGIDMAASVDSQELAPGDSALIADLLANGPAVEDSSVAAPDGFSYELTLSDGARTRTCRWHESQVPSTVRPLLAALTERAFPAPPR; this is encoded by the coding sequence ATGTCCGCTCCAGTCCGGATCGACTACCGCAGGTCGGGCGGACTGGCGGGCATCGACATGGCGGCGAGCGTCGACAGTCAAGAGCTGGCTCCCGGAGACAGCGCACTCATCGCCGATCTCCTCGCTAACGGCCCCGCCGTCGAGGACTCATCAGTCGCGGCACCGGACGGGTTCAGCTACGAGTTGACCCTCAGCGACGGCGCCCGTACCCGAACCTGCCGGTGGCATGAGTCTCAGGTTCCCAGCACGGTCAGGCCACTACTCGCCGCGTTAACCGAGCGAGCCTTTCCAGCCCCGCCCCGCTGA
- a CDS encoding alkaline phosphatase family protein, producing the protein MAGLDSIDHVIVLMLENRSFDHMLGYLYPKRADFDGLDGTESNRDAAGHSVSVFPVTPDKENAYYYPLANPAEGFTATNEQLFNSPVSPADGKATNGGFVTSFAAELAHPAHPLDPKLVGAESSSIMGMYSPETLPVLSGLAKGFAVCDRWFASVPTQTFPNRAFAVAGTSLGYVDNSARGVPAFDTPSVFGRLSDAGQTWKIYGYSGRPLTANDYPDTVKPGPGCTVEAGFEKFQNDAASGQLAALSYLEPEWAKYSRRKGAHSNDHNFQVQNDQHPVSNLAVGEKFIYDVYTALRGNRAIWEKSLLIITYDEHGGNYDHVAPETGATPPDDIVGASGFDFTRFGVRVPAVIVSPLIPPGTILRAPAGGPPYDHTSIIATLRARFHLGALGKRDAVAPHLGPILTLPQPRTDDPLSGVTVPTAANPVLQPGSPSIGEAPSSFLEAKAIAAAQLPVAAEPIENPEQTVAALSTAAEQYAFIQNRLHAWEAAGKPLNNVSS; encoded by the coding sequence ATGGCTGGGCTTGACTCCATTGACCACGTAATCGTGCTAATGCTGGAGAACCGTTCGTTCGACCACATGCTGGGCTACCTCTACCCCAAACGCGCCGACTTCGATGGACTCGACGGCACGGAGTCCAACCGCGACGCCGCCGGTCACTCGGTGTCCGTCTTTCCGGTCACGCCAGACAAGGAGAATGCCTACTACTACCCGTTGGCCAACCCTGCCGAGGGGTTCACCGCGACCAACGAGCAACTGTTCAACTCCCCCGTTTCCCCCGCAGATGGGAAAGCGACCAACGGCGGCTTCGTGACCAGCTTCGCCGCCGAGCTCGCCCATCCCGCCCATCCGCTCGACCCCAAACTTGTTGGGGCCGAATCATCCTCGATCATGGGCATGTATTCGCCGGAAACGCTGCCTGTGCTGTCCGGGCTGGCCAAAGGCTTCGCCGTCTGTGACCGCTGGTTCGCGTCGGTGCCGACGCAGACTTTTCCCAACCGGGCCTTCGCGGTTGCCGGTACGTCGCTGGGCTACGTCGACAACTCCGCGCGCGGCGTACCGGCGTTCGATACACCGTCGGTGTTCGGCCGGCTCTCCGACGCCGGCCAGACCTGGAAGATCTACGGCTACTCCGGCCGTCCCCTGACCGCCAACGACTATCCCGACACCGTGAAGCCCGGCCCGGGATGCACGGTGGAAGCGGGGTTTGAGAAGTTCCAAAACGACGCGGCCAGTGGGCAGTTGGCGGCGCTGAGCTACCTCGAACCCGAATGGGCGAAGTATTCCCGCCGCAAGGGCGCGCACAGCAACGACCACAATTTTCAGGTGCAGAACGATCAGCATCCCGTGTCGAACCTAGCGGTGGGCGAAAAGTTCATCTACGACGTCTACACGGCGCTGCGCGGCAACCGGGCAATCTGGGAGAAGAGCTTGCTGATCATCACGTACGACGAGCACGGCGGCAACTATGACCATGTGGCCCCCGAGACCGGCGCCACCCCGCCTGACGACATCGTCGGCGCGTCAGGCTTCGACTTCACCCGCTTCGGAGTCCGCGTCCCGGCGGTCATCGTCTCCCCGCTGATTCCCCCTGGAACCATCCTGCGCGCCCCGGCCGGCGGCCCACCGTACGACCACACGTCGATCATCGCGACCCTGCGAGCCCGCTTCCATCTGGGCGCGCTCGGCAAGCGGGACGCTGTCGCGCCGCATCTGGGCCCCATCCTCACCCTGCCCCAGCCGCGCACCGACGACCCTCTATCCGGCGTCACGGTGCCTACAGCCGCCAATCCCGTTCTGCAGCCGGGATCCCCGTCGATCGGGGAGGCCCCTAGCTCGTTCCTCGAGGCGAAGGCGATCGCCGCAGCCCAGCTGCCCGTGGCCGCCGAGCCGATCGAGAACCCGGAGCAGACCGTCGCCGCACTCTCCACCGCCGCAGAGCAATATGCCTTCATCCAAAATCGGCTCCACGCTTGGGAAGCGGCCGGCAAACCGCTGAACAACGTATCTAGCTGA
- a CDS encoding phospholipase D-like domain-containing protein, protein MSVVRANNNVIVVSAYGGDAKTLLAFDLVAESARTGLAGFTIEVHPPGGPSYFVENNLRLADPSKHVQVAGESAFSSVNAPIHKFRWVHVPGLVHQGGTPVFGAYTYVVTPRYFSAAGVLQALDSSTSVSVNVDVGPFIKGALRVAFTRGYVQSQAFVRHFGPSAHIRPAGDDLIFDTSAPAGTNTAGHSFTYAQEYDWMGFTAREQVFDILREVDADPSLRLDVFAYDLNEPDVCALLLKLGKTHPVRIILDDAKLHHTTDNPTPEDHFEQKFNAEAGRDAAIKRGHFGRYAHDKVFIVTDQQGPRSVLTGSTNFSVTGLYVNANHVLVFDDRQVANTYADVFAEAWKTDVKTAPFAASKWAAGPITFGGNGQALPSTSITFSPHSAQVAQTILTGLVDRINSEGAVTGTPVGTVFFAVMELNGASANPVYTALNAVHSDPNTFSFGISDAPGGVSLYPVGAKTGVLVTGKPGTTTLPPPFNQVPGIAGHEIHHKFVVCGFNGVDPVVYCGSSNLALGGEQANGDNLLAIHDADVATAFTIEALLLVDHYNFLDSVGKKATSTGAPAGPPQADRQAAAVAAGWFLGTTDQWAEKYFDPNDLHSVDRRLFGDGPAVPATATASSVSRSGPA, encoded by the coding sequence ATGTCGGTTGTGCGGGCGAACAACAACGTGATCGTGGTCAGCGCCTACGGCGGTGACGCCAAGACGCTGCTGGCATTCGACCTTGTTGCCGAGTCGGCGCGAACCGGGCTGGCGGGCTTCACGATTGAGGTGCACCCGCCGGGCGGCCCGTCGTACTTTGTCGAGAATAACCTGCGGCTGGCGGACCCGTCCAAGCACGTCCAGGTCGCCGGCGAGTCCGCCTTTTCGAGCGTGAACGCGCCGATCCACAAGTTCCGCTGGGTGCATGTGCCCGGTCTGGTGCACCAAGGCGGGACCCCGGTGTTCGGCGCCTACACCTATGTGGTGACACCGCGGTATTTCTCTGCCGCCGGGGTGTTGCAGGCTTTGGACAGCTCGACCAGCGTGTCGGTGAACGTCGACGTCGGACCGTTCATCAAAGGGGCGCTACGCGTTGCCTTCACCCGCGGCTACGTTCAATCGCAGGCTTTCGTCCGGCATTTCGGCCCGTCAGCGCACATCCGTCCGGCCGGTGACGATTTGATCTTCGATACATCAGCCCCCGCCGGGACTAACACCGCCGGGCACAGTTTCACCTACGCCCAGGAGTACGACTGGATGGGATTCACCGCGCGTGAGCAGGTGTTCGACATTCTGCGCGAGGTGGACGCCGACCCGTCGTTGCGCCTCGACGTATTCGCCTACGACCTCAACGAGCCCGACGTGTGCGCCCTGCTGCTCAAGCTGGGGAAGACCCACCCGGTGCGAATCATCCTCGATGATGCCAAGCTGCACCACACCACCGACAATCCCACCCCTGAGGACCATTTCGAGCAGAAATTCAACGCAGAGGCCGGTCGGGACGCGGCGATCAAGCGCGGTCACTTCGGCCGCTACGCCCACGACAAGGTTTTCATCGTCACCGATCAGCAGGGGCCGCGCTCGGTGCTGACCGGCTCCACGAACTTCTCGGTGACCGGACTGTACGTCAACGCCAACCATGTCTTGGTGTTTGACGACCGCCAGGTCGCCAACACCTACGCCGATGTCTTCGCCGAGGCTTGGAAGACTGATGTCAAGACCGCGCCGTTCGCCGCGTCGAAGTGGGCGGCGGGACCGATCACTTTCGGCGGGAACGGTCAGGCCCTGCCGAGCACCTCGATTACCTTCTCGCCGCATTCTGCGCAGGTCGCACAGACGATCCTGACCGGTCTGGTCGATCGCATCAACAGTGAAGGAGCGGTTACCGGCACCCCCGTCGGGACGGTGTTCTTCGCGGTCATGGAGCTCAACGGTGCGAGCGCCAATCCGGTCTACACCGCCCTGAACGCGGTGCACAGCGACCCAAATACGTTCAGCTTCGGCATATCTGACGCGCCCGGGGGCGTGTCGTTGTATCCGGTCGGCGCGAAAACCGGTGTGCTGGTGACTGGTAAACCCGGGACGACGACGCTTCCGCCGCCGTTCAACCAGGTACCCGGCATCGCCGGCCACGAGATCCACCACAAATTCGTGGTGTGCGGCTTTAATGGGGTAGACCCGGTGGTGTACTGCGGATCGTCAAACCTGGCGCTGGGCGGCGAACAAGCCAACGGTGACAACCTGTTGGCGATCCATGACGCCGACGTCGCCACCGCGTTCACCATCGAGGCGCTGCTGCTGGTCGATCACTACAACTTCTTGGACAGCGTCGGCAAGAAGGCGACGTCCACTGGGGCGCCGGCGGGACCTCCCCAAGCTGACCGTCAGGCGGCTGCGGTAGCCGCCGGCTGGTTCCTGGGCACCACCGATCAGTGGGCTGAGAAGTACTTCGATCCCAACGATCTGCATTCCGTGGATCGGCGGCTCTTCGGCGACGGCCCGGCCGTCCCAGCGACCGCCACAGCTTCGAGCGTCAGCCGATCCGGCCCCGCTTAA
- a CDS encoding DUF1036 domain-containing protein, translated as MPWFEFKNNYSKLVAVAVMKRDQDACGQDGGWATHGWWNLNPGETKTVIYSSNRYLYFYAHAGDGRWWGDSNGPRVYVKPIEKFDGCLLIGTSTWDVVNMARADGGSFLGNHHTTNLNA; from the coding sequence ATGCCATGGTTCGAGTTCAAGAACAACTACAGCAAGCTGGTGGCGGTCGCCGTCATGAAGCGCGATCAGGACGCGTGCGGGCAGGACGGCGGTTGGGCGACACACGGATGGTGGAATCTCAACCCCGGTGAAACCAAGACCGTGATTTACAGCTCGAATCGCTACCTCTACTTCTATGCCCATGCCGGCGACGGCAGGTGGTGGGGCGACAGCAATGGACCTCGGGTCTATGTGAAACCGATCGAAAAGTTTGACGGCTGTTTGTTGATCGGGACTTCGACATGGGATGTCGTCAACATGGCCCGGGCGGATGGCGGCTCGTTCTTGGGCAACCATCACACCACGAACCTGAACGCGTGA
- a CDS encoding RidA family protein, which yields MTAGACPIDDQGRVIPSDDIAVQTRKALDNLLIALEDAGAAMSDVLKTTIFVATSSRDDLAAAWTEVAAIFGNEGPPSTLVGVTALGYPDQLVEIEAIAIMGPR from the coding sequence GTGACGGCGGGTGCCTGCCCGATCGACGACCAGGGTCGGGTAATTCCTTCGGACGATATCGCCGTCCAGACGCGAAAGGCGCTCGACAACCTACTGATTGCGTTGGAAGACGCCGGCGCCGCAATGTCCGACGTGCTCAAGACGACCATCTTCGTGGCGACCAGCAGCCGCGACGATCTGGCTGCGGCGTGGACTGAAGTCGCCGCCATATTCGGCAACGAGGGCCCGCCAAGCACTTTGGTCGGCGTTACGGCACTCGGCTACCCGGATCAGCTGGTGGAAATAGAGGCAATAGCCATCATGGGCCCGCGCTAG